A stretch of Spirosoma oryzicola DNA encodes these proteins:
- a CDS encoding GMC family oxidoreductase produces the protein MPYKTSDIVDAVVIGTGAGGAPLLARLAKAGLKVVALEAGKHWNPAQDFPTDEKAQDKLFWNDERLSAGNDPLPFGNNNSGTGVGGSTLHYTAYTPRVHPDDLRIRSEFGVGADWPIGFDQIESYYDEIEHFIGVSGPSFYPWGPARKRSYPLGPLPINGAGQLMERGCAEVGIRTSPAANAALSAGYYQEGVGHRPGCANRGFCQAGCNIGAKASMDVTYIPLAMHYGAEIRPESFVTHLVKNDAGKISEVVYIRNGQEERQRCRYVFLCAGTIETARLLLMNGLANSSGQVGRNVMAHTGLQIWGEFDEDVRPYKGIPGALISEDMHRPKDADFVGGYLLQSIGVMPVTYISQMARGRGLWGQELKRAASAYNHMAGINILGDCLPYEHNYMELSDEKDSRGLPKPRVYFSNGESEERMTAHADKVMRDIWAAAGAKNMWAFPRNAHVIGTCRMGNDPDTAVVNADGQSFDIPNLYISDNSTFPSALSVNPALTIMALSLRTADRFLAQG, from the coding sequence ATGCCTTACAAAACATCTGATATTGTCGATGCCGTCGTCATCGGGACGGGGGCGGGTGGCGCTCCTTTGCTGGCCCGCCTGGCAAAAGCAGGTCTGAAAGTCGTCGCGCTGGAAGCCGGTAAGCACTGGAACCCGGCCCAGGATTTTCCAACCGACGAGAAAGCCCAGGATAAGCTGTTCTGGAACGACGAACGCTTAAGCGCGGGAAACGACCCACTTCCTTTTGGCAACAACAATTCGGGCACGGGTGTCGGTGGATCAACGCTTCATTACACGGCTTACACACCGCGTGTTCACCCTGATGACCTGCGGATTCGAAGCGAGTTTGGCGTTGGCGCGGACTGGCCCATTGGCTTCGATCAGATCGAATCTTATTACGACGAGATTGAACACTTTATTGGCGTTTCCGGCCCATCGTTTTACCCCTGGGGCCCGGCGCGTAAACGTTCGTATCCCCTGGGCCCACTCCCAATAAACGGTGCAGGCCAACTGATGGAGCGCGGCTGTGCAGAAGTAGGCATCAGAACTTCTCCGGCGGCTAACGCAGCGCTGTCGGCAGGTTACTATCAGGAGGGTGTCGGCCACCGGCCCGGTTGCGCCAACCGAGGATTTTGCCAGGCAGGTTGTAACATCGGCGCAAAAGCCAGTATGGATGTGACGTACATCCCTCTGGCCATGCATTACGGAGCCGAAATTCGGCCAGAAAGTTTTGTTACTCACCTCGTTAAAAACGATGCGGGCAAAATCAGTGAGGTCGTCTACATCCGAAACGGGCAGGAAGAGCGGCAACGGTGCCGGTACGTCTTTCTGTGCGCGGGTACCATCGAGACCGCCCGTTTACTGCTCATGAACGGTCTGGCCAACAGCAGCGGTCAGGTTGGTCGTAACGTTATGGCCCATACTGGTCTCCAAATCTGGGGTGAATTTGACGAAGATGTGCGTCCGTACAAAGGCATTCCCGGCGCGTTGATTTCGGAGGATATGCATCGGCCAAAGGATGCTGATTTCGTGGGCGGTTACCTCCTTCAGTCCATTGGTGTTATGCCCGTTACGTATATAAGCCAGATGGCGCGGGGCCGGGGCCTTTGGGGACAGGAGTTGAAACGGGCCGCGTCGGCTTACAACCACATGGCAGGCATCAATATTTTGGGCGATTGCCTGCCCTATGAGCATAACTACATGGAACTGTCGGACGAGAAAGACAGCCGGGGTTTACCCAAGCCACGCGTTTATTTCTCCAATGGCGAAAGCGAAGAGCGAATGACAGCGCATGCTGACAAAGTTATGCGCGATATATGGGCGGCAGCCGGAGCTAAAAACATGTGGGCTTTTCCGCGTAACGCGCACGTAATTGGCACTTGCCGCATGGGGAATGATCCCGATACCGCCGTTGTAAACGCCGATGGTCAATCCTTCGATATTCCAAATTTATACATCAGTGATAATTCAACCTTTCCGAGTGCTCTAAGCGTCAATCCAGCGTTGACGATCATGGCATTGTCATTGCGGACAGCGGATCGGTTTCTGGCTCAGGGTTAA
- a CDS encoding family 1 glycosylhydrolase, with amino-acid sequence MSQGSFLGIIKKKFGDGNYDGDQFGGAGGHDGSGLPVDNPSNFMFATGIECSYPTIEHGKVRRDQLRECGHYDRWKEDLGLVKEMGLKVLRYGLPYYSIHLGPGKYDWSFADVVMAEMKKLGITPILDLLHFGLPDWIGNFQNPELPIHFAEYAEAVAKRYPWVRYYTPVNEIYVTARISGKDGIWNEQLKTDKGFVTALKHCAAASIMANQQIAKHRNDVVIVQSESAEYTHELCATPSPQTDLENELRFLSLDLLYANPPSATVAMYMMDNGLTRKEYDWFMAGKPPGYQIMGNDYYGRNERIKLPDGSIKTSMDVLGWYEITRDYYERYRMPVMHTETNVFEADQAPIWLYKQWVGIMRMRRDGVPVLGFTWYSLIDQIDWDIQLAAVKNNVNACGLYDLDRKPRPVAEAYKNLLKEFGQITIVPYGEMLEMTDQPARLKTQV; translated from the coding sequence ATGAGTCAGGGAAGTTTTTTAGGAATTATAAAAAAGAAATTTGGCGACGGCAATTATGACGGCGACCAATTTGGGGGCGCTGGCGGCCACGATGGCAGCGGCCTCCCGGTGGACAATCCCAGTAATTTTATGTTTGCAACGGGTATTGAATGTTCGTACCCAACCATTGAACATGGCAAAGTTCGACGCGACCAGCTGAGAGAGTGTGGTCATTACGATCGCTGGAAGGAGGATTTAGGGCTTGTCAAAGAGATGGGGTTAAAGGTGCTCCGGTACGGTCTGCCCTATTACAGTATTCATCTGGGTCCGGGTAAGTATGACTGGAGCTTTGCCGATGTGGTCATGGCCGAAATGAAGAAGCTAGGCATAACGCCCATCCTTGATCTTTTACATTTTGGTCTACCTGACTGGATTGGTAATTTTCAGAACCCTGAACTGCCTATTCACTTTGCCGAATACGCCGAGGCTGTTGCTAAACGGTATCCCTGGGTCCGGTATTACACGCCCGTCAATGAGATTTACGTCACCGCCCGCATCAGCGGTAAGGACGGGATCTGGAATGAGCAGTTGAAAACAGACAAGGGCTTTGTTACGGCGCTTAAGCACTGCGCAGCCGCCAGTATCATGGCCAATCAGCAGATTGCCAAACACCGGAATGATGTTGTCATCGTTCAAAGTGAAAGTGCGGAGTACACGCACGAGCTTTGCGCAACACCTTCTCCCCAGACCGATTTAGAAAACGAACTACGCTTTTTGTCGCTTGATCTGCTGTACGCGAATCCACCCTCGGCAACGGTTGCGATGTACATGATGGACAACGGATTGACCCGAAAAGAATATGACTGGTTTATGGCTGGTAAACCGCCGGGCTATCAGATCATGGGCAACGATTATTACGGGCGAAACGAACGCATCAAGCTTCCAGATGGCTCCATCAAAACGTCGATGGATGTTTTGGGTTGGTACGAAATTACCCGAGACTACTACGAACGCTACCGGATGCCGGTCATGCATACGGAAACAAACGTATTTGAAGCGGATCAGGCACCAATCTGGCTTTATAAGCAGTGGGTTGGTATCATGCGCATGCGTCGCGATGGGGTTCCCGTACTCGGCTTTACGTGGTATAGCTTGATCGATCAGATTGACTGGGATATACAATTGGCAGCCGTCAAGAACAATGTCAATGCTTGCGGTCTGTATGACCTTGATCGGAAGCCTCGTCCAGTAGCTGAAGCCTACAAAAACCTGTTGAAAGAGTTCGGCCAGATTACGATTGTTCCTTACGGTGAAATGCTTGAGATGACTGATCAACCCGCCAGACTCAAAACCCAGGTTTAG
- a CDS encoding alpha/beta fold hydrolase, with protein sequence MRISVNGTHLNVLEQGSGPLTLVFMHYFGGSALEWQTVMDQLANQYRCIAVDLRGCGDSDAPETGYSVDTMADDMADLIQALHIKSYVLIGHSMSGKVALALAARQPVGLRKLVLSSPSPPVPEPIPDDERQKLLQGYGQRSSAQQTMKNITAASVSKAIQEQIIADDLRTSKPAWDAWLLEGSKEDISERMADVSIPVSIIVGADDRALPPDVQDKLVLPYVRHATVEVVDGAGHLLPWEAPETLTTFIQKKIADV encoded by the coding sequence ATGCGTATTTCTGTCAACGGTACTCACTTGAATGTACTGGAACAAGGAAGCGGGCCATTGACGCTCGTTTTCATGCATTATTTCGGCGGCTCGGCACTGGAATGGCAGACGGTCATGGACCAGTTAGCCAATCAATACCGTTGCATCGCCGTTGACCTACGAGGTTGCGGAGATTCTGACGCGCCAGAGACGGGCTACTCCGTCGATACAATGGCCGACGACATGGCTGACTTAATTCAGGCGTTACACATAAAAAGTTATGTGTTGATTGGTCATTCGATGAGCGGTAAAGTAGCGCTGGCGCTCGCTGCCCGTCAGCCAGTTGGCTTACGGAAGTTAGTGTTGTCGTCACCGTCTCCCCCTGTGCCGGAGCCTATTCCAGACGATGAGCGGCAAAAATTGCTGCAAGGCTACGGACAACGTTCGTCTGCCCAACAGACGATGAAAAACATTACAGCGGCCAGCGTATCGAAAGCTATTCAGGAGCAGATCATTGCCGACGACCTACGAACATCAAAACCGGCCTGGGATGCTTGGTTGCTGGAAGGCAGCAAGGAAGATATCTCGGAAAGAATGGCTGACGTGTCAATACCCGTTTCGATCATCGTTGGTGCCGACGACCGCGCTTTACCGCCCGACGTGCAGGACAAACTGGTGTTGCCTTACGTAAGACACGCAACCGTCGAAGTCGTTGACGGAGCGGGTCATTTACTGCCTTGGGAAGCTCCCGAGACGCTAACCACCTTTATTCAGAAAAAAATAGCGGATGTTTAG
- a CDS encoding anthranilate synthase component I family protein, whose amino-acid sequence METLTATTYRVVSRHKRMLADIITPVSIYLRIRDRFLNSILLESSDYHGNDNSFSYIAFDPIAQFTYDRNNGPLGKLTVKMPAEDELVRELSEPKAMLDALEQFKNSFQHEKAPFPFITNGLFGYFGYPAVQSFEDINLHAPIPTENQIPAAVFSVYRYVLAINHFKDELYLFEHSYLRDGEAQPDSTLDYISDLITGRNYPTYSFSPAGPEQSNFTDDEFRAVIQKGKDHCQRGDVFQIVLSRRFSTPFVGDEFNVYRSLRSLNPSPYLFYFDYGNYKLFGSSPESQIVVKDRKATIYPIAGTFRRTGDDLRDAELAQKLYDDPKESAEHVMLVDLARNDLSRNCDVVKVETFKEVQYYSHVIHLVSKVVGDLTESADPLQIVAETFPAGTLSGAPKHMAMQLIDRYENLSRSFYSGSIGYMGFDGEFNHCIMIRTFMSKDNTLYYQAGAGVVAKSVVESELQEVHNKLAALRMAIEQAKTL is encoded by the coding sequence ATGGAAACCCTTACCGCCACTACCTACCGCGTTGTCAGCCGTCATAAACGGATGCTGGCCGACATTATCACGCCCGTTAGCATCTACCTGCGCATCCGGGACCGCTTTCTAAATAGCATCTTGCTCGAAAGCTCCGATTATCACGGCAACGATAACAGCTTTTCGTACATCGCTTTTGACCCAATTGCCCAGTTTACCTACGACCGAAATAACGGGCCGCTGGGAAAGCTAACGGTCAAAATGCCAGCCGAAGACGAGCTGGTACGTGAACTGTCGGAGCCGAAAGCGATGCTAGACGCGCTTGAGCAGTTTAAAAACAGTTTTCAGCACGAGAAAGCACCGTTTCCGTTCATCACCAACGGCTTGTTTGGCTATTTTGGCTACCCGGCTGTGCAAAGCTTTGAAGATATTAATCTTCACGCCCCCATTCCGACTGAAAACCAGATTCCGGCAGCCGTCTTCTCTGTTTATCGCTACGTGCTGGCAATCAATCATTTTAAAGATGAGTTGTATCTGTTCGAGCACAGCTATCTTCGTGACGGCGAGGCACAGCCAGACAGTACCCTCGATTACATCAGCGATCTGATCACGGGTCGCAACTATCCGACGTACTCCTTTAGCCCAGCCGGTCCTGAACAATCGAACTTCACCGACGATGAGTTCCGGGCGGTTATCCAGAAAGGCAAAGATCACTGCCAGCGGGGTGATGTGTTTCAGATCGTTTTGTCGCGACGCTTTTCTACACCATTCGTGGGCGACGAATTTAACGTTTACCGGTCGCTGCGATCGCTGAACCCCTCTCCCTATCTGTTCTATTTTGACTACGGCAATTATAAGCTGTTTGGCTCCTCGCCCGAATCGCAAATCGTTGTCAAAGACCGGAAAGCTACCATCTATCCTATTGCTGGCACGTTCCGCCGTACGGGTGACGACCTCCGCGACGCAGAATTAGCCCAGAAGCTGTACGATGATCCAAAAGAATCCGCCGAGCACGTTATGCTGGTCGATCTGGCTCGCAACGATCTTAGCCGTAACTGCGATGTTGTCAAAGTCGAAACCTTTAAAGAGGTTCAGTACTATTCGCACGTTATCCACCTTGTTTCGAAAGTTGTGGGTGATCTGACCGAATCAGCTGATCCGCTGCAAATCGTCGCCGAAACCTTCCCCGCCGGGACCCTGTCAGGTGCGCCAAAACACATGGCAATGCAACTCATCGACCGCTATGAAAACCTCAGCCGTAGTTTTTATTCAGGCAGCATCGGCTACATGGGTTTCGACGGTGAGTTCAATCACTGCATCATGATTCGCACGTTTATGAGCAAAGACAATACGCTGTATTATCAGGCCGGAGCGGGTGTTGTTGCCAAGTCGGTCGTTGAAAGCGAATTGCAGGAAGTGCATAACAAACTGGCCGCCCTGCGTATGGCCATCGAGCAAGCTAAAACCCTGTAA
- a CDS encoding anthranilate synthase component II: MKLLVLDNYDSFTYNLVYILRELGLRPDVIRNNKIALDAVDQYDKILLSPGPGIPSEAGIMQDLITEYGASKSILGICLGHQGIGEAYGSRLENLGDVLHGVAHRATVTDRSEKLFADIPEELTVGRYHSWTVVPDSMPADLRVTAVDEQGRVMGLAHTRFDVRGLQFHPESVLTENGVKMIQNWLSA; the protein is encoded by the coding sequence ATGAAACTTCTAGTCTTAGATAACTACGATTCATTCACCTACAACCTCGTTTATATTCTGAGGGAGTTAGGACTTCGGCCCGACGTGATCCGAAATAACAAAATAGCGCTGGACGCGGTCGATCAGTACGATAAAATTCTGCTTTCGCCGGGGCCGGGCATTCCGTCCGAGGCCGGTATTATGCAGGACCTGATCACTGAATACGGGGCTAGCAAAAGCATACTGGGCATCTGCCTGGGTCATCAGGGAATTGGTGAAGCGTACGGCTCCCGATTGGAAAATCTGGGCGATGTGCTACACGGCGTAGCTCACCGCGCAACCGTTACGGACCGCTCAGAAAAACTGTTTGCCGACATTCCCGAAGAACTGACCGTTGGCCGCTATCACTCATGGACGGTTGTACCGGATTCGATGCCTGCCGATTTGCGTGTCACCGCCGTAGATGAGCAGGGCCGCGTTATGGGACTAGCCCATACCCGTTTCGACGTACGGGGCTTACAGTTTCACCCCGAGTCAGTACTAACTGAGAATGGCGTGAAGATGATTCAGAATTGGTTATCCGCATGA
- a CDS encoding SAM-dependent methyltransferase: MKLDHVVPWGRTRSEYVNMFTLTDADLAKKILGIGDGPASFNAEMTADGYSVTSIDPIYAFSAEQLKTRISDTYDVVMKQMQTNAEHYNWTAFRDVDELGRERMRAMNQFLYDYEEGKQQGRYQTGSLPVLPFQNRSFGLALCSHLLFLYSDQLSESFHLAAIQELIRVADEVRIFPLVSLNGQLSPYLDRVLVYCKAAGIRSEIESVNYHFQKGAFQVLRLTSN, translated from the coding sequence ATGAAACTCGACCATGTCGTTCCCTGGGGCCGTACGCGGAGCGAGTATGTAAACATGTTTACGCTTACGGATGCCGATTTGGCAAAGAAAATTCTCGGCATCGGAGACGGCCCTGCCAGTTTTAATGCAGAAATGACAGCCGACGGTTATTCGGTTACGTCCATCGACCCAATTTATGCGTTCTCGGCGGAACAGCTGAAAACACGCATCAGCGATACGTATGACGTTGTCATGAAGCAAATGCAAACCAATGCGGAGCACTACAACTGGACTGCTTTCCGGGATGTTGACGAGCTAGGTCGGGAACGGATGCGCGCCATGAACCAATTTCTGTACGATTATGAAGAAGGAAAACAACAGGGCCGTTACCAAACAGGCTCCTTACCGGTGTTACCTTTCCAGAATCGTTCCTTTGGTTTAGCGCTTTGTTCGCATTTGCTTTTTCTGTATTCGGATCAGTTGTCCGAGTCATTTCATCTGGCAGCGATACAGGAACTAATTCGGGTAGCCGACGAGGTTCGCATTTTTCCGCTGGTGTCGTTGAATGGTCAGTTGTCGCCTTATCTGGATCGAGTGTTGGTCTACTGTAAGGCTGCTGGCATCCGGTCCGAAATAGAAAGCGTTAATTACCACTTTCAGAAAGGAGCTTTTCAAGTATTGCGCCTTACGTCTAATTAG